A section of the Bradysia coprophila strain Holo2 chromosome X unlocalized genomic scaffold, BU_Bcop_v1 contig_117, whole genome shotgun sequence genome encodes:
- the LOC119067100 gene encoding putative cysteine proteinase CG12163 isoform X2 has translation MMMTMKSLKLLSFTICVCILVGIKSVKCDEDDSLFQYDGETSMSNVDDANKEIYEDDQPVSGERFIAVRVGKMGATESLKPNLVGLSNMAIQFLPTDFKFVEVLEATREIVSGVRYELFVAALDENDEAVLCRIVVTELTWKLTAWGEKQRDLNYSNCTSNATTDDNVPNPNDFSFNPLFVRKSNTISDDELKLIESQILKPKQTDKSLSKPKISQSFDLSNLEAMIIPAKSLPKSVKATLSPHTLNELRDHTQKTSESQLVGDCNQNQPYDKKPTSDVLQESQLKIDSIDTNSKLLEASHETITKSLNFPVLLNVKGDSENPTLESNVSESVQNENNLSELRFEEKTLKSEDGDTNEPSVLKVTSESLIPNQNGEVERSDIVTSTEILKQTERLTPHKINESETEHLVEGTTSPEVLKNDEVKVHPKTENASLRMDDSIVPSSETVMVFESLTDGNRAINEATESFKYEENVDNREIDRPKRDINTEMLFLKQLTDEALEQLDHVDSDNLKRIALDIIRVKKIDQDNGAVYVIKVRTANSDCLEESDGQQTCLDNIRKDTIKICFIEVKSKRDVNRVTKSECKPDKSNKMEMAEPIRSKKDTNDMELETPEILGGLIETDPDEAKYVEKIVSDALVTYSQIPDSQKYGLHRIKSSIKQVVSGILYKVDAEFILPNNDVRNCYIELVVKEWIKPEPEILQLNCGKDDEVTRTKRSLFYDSHLDEEPQETEYDRNVAMMFDEFKAKYNKRYESAMEHATRLRLFKHNLHVINQLNQYEMGTATYGITEFADFTLLEYKRRTGLLQRRENNEIPLPFADIPDIDLPKSFDWRDKGAVTEVKNQGSCGSCWAFSVTGNIEGLNAIKTGKLEEFSEQELVDCDTVDSGCNGGLPDNAYKAIEAIGGLETESAYPYDAKKSKCRFDASLARVKVSGAVDLPKNETAMAQYLVQNGPLSIGINANAMQFYRGGISHPPRILCRHSSIDHGVLIVGYGVAEYPVFNKTLPYWIVKNSWGPEWGEKGYYRVFRGADTCGLTSMVSSAVLG, from the exons atgatgatgacaatgaaatcattaaaattactCAGTTTTACCATTTGTGTTTGCATACTAGTCGGCATTAAATCGGTTAAATGTGATGAAGACGATAGTCTATTTCAATATGATGGAGAAACCTCAATGTCAAATGTCGATGACGCGAACAAAGAGATTTATGAAGAT GATCAACCTGTGTCCGGCGAACGTTTCATTGCCGTAAGAGTCGGCAAAATGGGAGCAACTGAAAGTTTAAAGCCAAACTTGGTTGGTCTGTCCAATATGGCCATTCAGTTCTTACCAACAGATTTCAAATTTGTGGAAGTTCTTGAAGCAACCAGGGAGATTGTGTCTGGTGTACGATATGAGCTATTCGTAGCTGCTCTTGACGAAAACGATGAAGCTGTTCTCTGTCGGATTGTTGTCACCGAATTAACGTGGAAATTAACTGCTTGGGGAGAAAAGCAACGAGATTTAAATTATTCGAACTGTACATCGAACGCAACAACAGATGACAATGTACCGAATCCAaatgattttagttttaatcCATTGTTTGTAAGAAAATCGAATACAATTAGCGATGATGAATTGAAGCTAATTGAGTCACAAATTCTCAAGCCGAAACAAACGGATAAGAGTTTGTCTAAGCCAAAGATAAGTCAATCGTTTGACTTAAGTAATTTAGAAGCAATGATAATACCAGCCAAATCATTACCAAAGTCAGTAAAAGCGACACTTTCGCCACATACTCTAAACGAACTGAGGGATCACACGCAGAAAACGAGCGAGTCACAGTTAGTAGGAGATTGTAATCAAAATCAACCCTACGACAAAAAGCCTACATCTGACGTCCTTCAAGAGTCTCAACTGAAAATCGATTCCATTGACaccaattcaaaattgttggAAGCTTCTCACGAGACTATAACCAAATCATTAAACTTCCCGGTTCTATTGAATGTGAAGGGTGACAGTGAAAACCCAACTCTTGAATCAAACGTATCCGAATCTGTTCAAAATGAGAATAATTTGAGCGAGTTACGATTCGAGGAGAAAACTTTGAAATCTGAAGATGGTGATACCAATGAGCCTTCGGTACTGAAAGTTACCTCAGAATCGCTAATACCAAATCAGAACGGTGAAGTAGAACGTAGTGACATTGTTACTAGCACAGAAATCTTAAAACAAACAGAACGGTTGACAccacataaaattaatgaatctGAAACAGAGCACCTGGTAGAAGGTACCACTTCACCTGAAGTACTCAAAAACGATGAAGTAAAAGTTCATCCGAAGACAGAAAATGCTAGTTTGCGAATGGACGATTCTATCGTGCCGTCGTCTGAAACGGTTATGGTATTTGAGTCATTAACTGACGGGAATAGAGCAATTAACGAAGCCACAGAATCTTTTAAATATGAAGAAAACGTTGATAACCGAGAAATCGATCGACCAAAGCGTGACATCAACACAGAAATGCTTTTTTTGAAACAACTAACCGACGAAGCTTTGGAACAGTTGGATCACGTTGACTCTGATAATTTAAAGCGAATAGCTTTAGACATTATAcgtgttaaaaaaatcgaccaAGACAATGGTGCCGTTTATGTGATAAAAGTTAGAACAGCGAATAGCGACTGCTTAGAAGAATCGGATGGTCAGCAAACTTGCTTGGACAATATTCGAAAGGACACAATTAAAATATGTTTcattgag GTAAAATCGAAAAGAGATGTGAATAGAGTAACGAAATCCGAATGCAAGCCTGACAAATCCAATAAGATGGAGATGGCAGAACCGATCAGATCTAAAAAGGACACCAATGACATGGAATTAGAAACGCCAGAAATACTGGGAGGACTTATCGAAACTGATCCAGATGAGGCTAAATATGTTGAGAAAATAGTATCAGACGCCTTGGTTACATACAGTCAAATTCCTGACAGCCAGAAATATGG GCTCCATCGAATCAAATCCTCAATAAAACAAGTCGTTTCTGGAATACTCTACAAAGTCGACGCAGAATTTATTCTTCCGAACAATGATGTTAGAAATTGTTACATTGAGCTTGTGGTTAAAGAATGGATCAAACCCGAGCCAGAAATTCTACAATTGAACTGTGGCAAGGATGATGAAGTAACGAGAACGAAACGATCTCTATTCTATGATTCTCATTTGGACGAAGAACCCCAAGAAACCGAATACGACCGAAACGTTGCTATGATGTTTGACGAATTCAAGGCTAAATACAATAAAAGATACGAAAGTGCAATGGAACATGCGACGCGTCTACGACTCTTTAAACATAATTTGCACGTCATCAATCAATTGAATCAATATGAAATGGGAACAGCTAC CTACGGCATCACGGAGTTCGCTGACTTTACATTGCTCGAATATAAACGACGAACCGGCTTGTTGCAACGTAGAGAGAACAACGAAATCCCTCTGCCGTTTGCAGATATTCCTGATATTGATTTACCGAAGAGTTTCGATTGGAGGGACAAGGGGGCGGTGACTGAAGTGAAGAATCAAGGTTCTTGTGGATCGTGTTGGGCATTTTCCGTTACTGGTAACATTGAAGGATTGAATGCAATCAAAACGGGAAAATTGGAAGAGTTTTCGGAACAGGAGTTAGTCGATTGCGATACAGTGGATTCGGGATGCAAtg GTGGCCTGCCAGACAACGCTTACAA AGCCATCGAAGCCATTGGCGGTTTGGAGACTGAGTCTGCGTATCCGTACGATGCCAAAAAGTCAAAGTGCCGTTTCGATGCGTCGCTTGCACGTGTTAAAGTATCTGGAGCTGTTGATTTGCCAAAGAATGAAACTGCAATGGCTCAGTATTTGGTGCAGAATGGGCCTCTATCTATTG GTATTAATGCCAATGCAATGCAATTCTACCGTGGAGGCATTTCTCATCCGCCACGAATTTTGTGTCGACATTCGAGCATCGATCATGGCGTTCTGATCGTCGGTTATGGAGTTGCTGAGTATCCGGTTTTCAATAAGACGCTTCCATATTGGATTGTCAAGAATAGCTGGGGACCGGAATGGGGCGAGAAAGGTTATTATCGGGTGTTCCGAGGAGCCGATACATGTGGCCTAACATCGATGGTTTCGTCGGCCGTATTGGGCTGA
- the LOC119067100 gene encoding putative cysteine proteinase CG12163 isoform X1: MMMTMKSLKLLSFTICVCILVGIKSVKCDEDDSLFQYDGETSMSNVDDANKEIYEDEISPLPDSGLVLEHEMIYEQSDQPVSGERFIAVRVGKMGATESLKPNLVGLSNMAIQFLPTDFKFVEVLEATREIVSGVRYELFVAALDENDEAVLCRIVVTELTWKLTAWGEKQRDLNYSNCTSNATTDDNVPNPNDFSFNPLFVRKSNTISDDELKLIESQILKPKQTDKSLSKPKISQSFDLSNLEAMIIPAKSLPKSVKATLSPHTLNELRDHTQKTSESQLVGDCNQNQPYDKKPTSDVLQESQLKIDSIDTNSKLLEASHETITKSLNFPVLLNVKGDSENPTLESNVSESVQNENNLSELRFEEKTLKSEDGDTNEPSVLKVTSESLIPNQNGEVERSDIVTSTEILKQTERLTPHKINESETEHLVEGTTSPEVLKNDEVKVHPKTENASLRMDDSIVPSSETVMVFESLTDGNRAINEATESFKYEENVDNREIDRPKRDINTEMLFLKQLTDEALEQLDHVDSDNLKRIALDIIRVKKIDQDNGAVYVIKVRTANSDCLEESDGQQTCLDNIRKDTIKICFIEVKSKRDVNRVTKSECKPDKSNKMEMAEPIRSKKDTNDMELETPEILGGLIETDPDEAKYVEKIVSDALVTYSQIPDSQKYGLHRIKSSIKQVVSGILYKVDAEFILPNNDVRNCYIELVVKEWIKPEPEILQLNCGKDDEVTRTKRSLFYDSHLDEEPQETEYDRNVAMMFDEFKAKYNKRYESAMEHATRLRLFKHNLHVINQLNQYEMGTATYGITEFADFTLLEYKRRTGLLQRRENNEIPLPFADIPDIDLPKSFDWRDKGAVTEVKNQGSCGSCWAFSVTGNIEGLNAIKTGKLEEFSEQELVDCDTVDSGCNGGLPDNAYKAIEAIGGLETESAYPYDAKKSKCRFDASLARVKVSGAVDLPKNETAMAQYLVQNGPLSIGINANAMQFYRGGISHPPRILCRHSSIDHGVLIVGYGVAEYPVFNKTLPYWIVKNSWGPEWGEKGYYRVFRGADTCGLTSMVSSAVLG; this comes from the exons atgatgatgacaatgaaatcattaaaattactCAGTTTTACCATTTGTGTTTGCATACTAGTCGGCATTAAATCGGTTAAATGTGATGAAGACGATAGTCTATTTCAATATGATGGAGAAACCTCAATGTCAAATGTCGATGACGCGAACAAAGAGATTTATGAAGAT GAAATATCACCTCTTCCTGATTCTGGATTAGTTCTAGAACATGAAATGATTTATGAACAATCT GATCAACCTGTGTCCGGCGAACGTTTCATTGCCGTAAGAGTCGGCAAAATGGGAGCAACTGAAAGTTTAAAGCCAAACTTGGTTGGTCTGTCCAATATGGCCATTCAGTTCTTACCAACAGATTTCAAATTTGTGGAAGTTCTTGAAGCAACCAGGGAGATTGTGTCTGGTGTACGATATGAGCTATTCGTAGCTGCTCTTGACGAAAACGATGAAGCTGTTCTCTGTCGGATTGTTGTCACCGAATTAACGTGGAAATTAACTGCTTGGGGAGAAAAGCAACGAGATTTAAATTATTCGAACTGTACATCGAACGCAACAACAGATGACAATGTACCGAATCCAaatgattttagttttaatcCATTGTTTGTAAGAAAATCGAATACAATTAGCGATGATGAATTGAAGCTAATTGAGTCACAAATTCTCAAGCCGAAACAAACGGATAAGAGTTTGTCTAAGCCAAAGATAAGTCAATCGTTTGACTTAAGTAATTTAGAAGCAATGATAATACCAGCCAAATCATTACCAAAGTCAGTAAAAGCGACACTTTCGCCACATACTCTAAACGAACTGAGGGATCACACGCAGAAAACGAGCGAGTCACAGTTAGTAGGAGATTGTAATCAAAATCAACCCTACGACAAAAAGCCTACATCTGACGTCCTTCAAGAGTCTCAACTGAAAATCGATTCCATTGACaccaattcaaaattgttggAAGCTTCTCACGAGACTATAACCAAATCATTAAACTTCCCGGTTCTATTGAATGTGAAGGGTGACAGTGAAAACCCAACTCTTGAATCAAACGTATCCGAATCTGTTCAAAATGAGAATAATTTGAGCGAGTTACGATTCGAGGAGAAAACTTTGAAATCTGAAGATGGTGATACCAATGAGCCTTCGGTACTGAAAGTTACCTCAGAATCGCTAATACCAAATCAGAACGGTGAAGTAGAACGTAGTGACATTGTTACTAGCACAGAAATCTTAAAACAAACAGAACGGTTGACAccacataaaattaatgaatctGAAACAGAGCACCTGGTAGAAGGTACCACTTCACCTGAAGTACTCAAAAACGATGAAGTAAAAGTTCATCCGAAGACAGAAAATGCTAGTTTGCGAATGGACGATTCTATCGTGCCGTCGTCTGAAACGGTTATGGTATTTGAGTCATTAACTGACGGGAATAGAGCAATTAACGAAGCCACAGAATCTTTTAAATATGAAGAAAACGTTGATAACCGAGAAATCGATCGACCAAAGCGTGACATCAACACAGAAATGCTTTTTTTGAAACAACTAACCGACGAAGCTTTGGAACAGTTGGATCACGTTGACTCTGATAATTTAAAGCGAATAGCTTTAGACATTATAcgtgttaaaaaaatcgaccaAGACAATGGTGCCGTTTATGTGATAAAAGTTAGAACAGCGAATAGCGACTGCTTAGAAGAATCGGATGGTCAGCAAACTTGCTTGGACAATATTCGAAAGGACACAATTAAAATATGTTTcattgag GTAAAATCGAAAAGAGATGTGAATAGAGTAACGAAATCCGAATGCAAGCCTGACAAATCCAATAAGATGGAGATGGCAGAACCGATCAGATCTAAAAAGGACACCAATGACATGGAATTAGAAACGCCAGAAATACTGGGAGGACTTATCGAAACTGATCCAGATGAGGCTAAATATGTTGAGAAAATAGTATCAGACGCCTTGGTTACATACAGTCAAATTCCTGACAGCCAGAAATATGG GCTCCATCGAATCAAATCCTCAATAAAACAAGTCGTTTCTGGAATACTCTACAAAGTCGACGCAGAATTTATTCTTCCGAACAATGATGTTAGAAATTGTTACATTGAGCTTGTGGTTAAAGAATGGATCAAACCCGAGCCAGAAATTCTACAATTGAACTGTGGCAAGGATGATGAAGTAACGAGAACGAAACGATCTCTATTCTATGATTCTCATTTGGACGAAGAACCCCAAGAAACCGAATACGACCGAAACGTTGCTATGATGTTTGACGAATTCAAGGCTAAATACAATAAAAGATACGAAAGTGCAATGGAACATGCGACGCGTCTACGACTCTTTAAACATAATTTGCACGTCATCAATCAATTGAATCAATATGAAATGGGAACAGCTAC CTACGGCATCACGGAGTTCGCTGACTTTACATTGCTCGAATATAAACGACGAACCGGCTTGTTGCAACGTAGAGAGAACAACGAAATCCCTCTGCCGTTTGCAGATATTCCTGATATTGATTTACCGAAGAGTTTCGATTGGAGGGACAAGGGGGCGGTGACTGAAGTGAAGAATCAAGGTTCTTGTGGATCGTGTTGGGCATTTTCCGTTACTGGTAACATTGAAGGATTGAATGCAATCAAAACGGGAAAATTGGAAGAGTTTTCGGAACAGGAGTTAGTCGATTGCGATACAGTGGATTCGGGATGCAAtg GTGGCCTGCCAGACAACGCTTACAA AGCCATCGAAGCCATTGGCGGTTTGGAGACTGAGTCTGCGTATCCGTACGATGCCAAAAAGTCAAAGTGCCGTTTCGATGCGTCGCTTGCACGTGTTAAAGTATCTGGAGCTGTTGATTTGCCAAAGAATGAAACTGCAATGGCTCAGTATTTGGTGCAGAATGGGCCTCTATCTATTG GTATTAATGCCAATGCAATGCAATTCTACCGTGGAGGCATTTCTCATCCGCCACGAATTTTGTGTCGACATTCGAGCATCGATCATGGCGTTCTGATCGTCGGTTATGGAGTTGCTGAGTATCCGGTTTTCAATAAGACGCTTCCATATTGGATTGTCAAGAATAGCTGGGGACCGGAATGGGGCGAGAAAGGTTATTATCGGGTGTTCCGAGGAGCCGATACATGTGGCCTAACATCGATGGTTTCGTCGGCCGTATTGGGCTGA
- the LOC119067104 gene encoding tetratricopeptide repeat protein 30 homolog, producing the protein MFSQNVKDGEYTKVVYNLIKEERFIDVVTLLNNLPESCTTRAGLSLLGYCYYQCQEFVEASNCYEQLCLLKPGVQEYRLSYAQSLFQSGLFDEAFKNTTQITDENLKEKVLQLQSAIRYSNEDYAGAQSILLQRKVSHESTLNDEGCLLYQANAHDRALQRFNAALQTGGFNPLIAYNAALCHFRKRENAQAMNYIAEIVERGIRNHPELGIGAQAETEGGARSVGNPPSLALSGLAQSLNLKAAIEYQEGNLEGAREALIDLPPRSEPELDPVTLHNLSLTDTSGTGTGLRRLAFLLELGPPACPPETFANILLLCCKHEMYDTAADMLAEHAHLTYKYLSPYLYDLLDALITVQTSPEDAEEKLGVLSSQLAGRLRSLSAKVQEYRVNSDQESLRKTLKEYETALENYLPVAMARAWLPWRDDDFAGAEREFHASAEFCGETPHWQLHAAHVLFMRGDKYKEAAAFYEPVVRQNYDDILSVSAAVLANLCVAYIMTTQNEEAEELMRKVERAEERKGSANGQCLHLCIVNLVIGTLYCAKNNYEFGLSRIAHALDGGVGPRLCADTWLHVKRCVLGLLTAFAKQAVVLPSVAIMEVLNFLHTCEVFGLSIPSVLTSQIDDKIEEPQTIGVESRKLRALLLKIMEYD; encoded by the exons atgttttcccaaaatgtTAAGGATGGCGAATACACAAAAGTAGTTTACAATCTG ATCAAAGAGGAGCGTTTCATTGACGTTGTAACATTATTAAACAATTTGCCAGAGTCATGTACAACGAGAGCAGGTCTATCCCTGCTGGGTTACTGTTATTATCAATGCCAGGAATTTGTCGAAGCATCCAACTGCTACGAGCAACTCTGCCTTCTTAAGCCCGGCGTTCAGGAGTACAG ACTCAGCTACGCCCAGTCGTTGTTCCAATCCGGCTTGTTCGATGAAGCATTCAAGAACACCACTCAAATAACGGatgaaaatcttaaagaaAAGGTTCTCCAGCTACAAAGTGCTATACGGTATTCGAATGAAGATTATGCCGGTgctcaatcaattttgttacAGAGAAAAGTGTCACACGAATCTACGTTAAATGACGAGGGATGTTTGTTGTATCAG GCTAATGCACACGACAGGGCTTTGCAGAGATTCAATGCAGCTCTTCAAACCGGTGGCTTCAATCCATTAATCGCATACAATGCAGCTTTATGTCATTTCCGGAAGAGAGAAAACGCCCAAGCTATGAATTACATCG CTGAAATCGTGGAACGTGGAATCCGGAATCATCCCGAACTCGGAATTGGCGCTCAAGCTGAGACTGAAGGAGGTGCTCGAAGTGTTGGAAATCCGCCTTCTCTAGCCCTATCCGGATTGGCTCAAAGTTTAAATCTTAAAGCTGCTATCGAATATCAAGAAGGAAATT TGGAGGGAGCGCGAGAAGCTTTAATAGATCTGCCACCGAGATCGGAGCCAGAGTTGGATCCTGTAACACTACACAATCTCTCATTGACTGACACTTCGGGAACAGGAACCGGATTGCGACGACTGGCTTTTTTACTGGAATTGGGTCCGCCCGCTTGTCCGCCGGAAACGTTTGCTAACATACTACTGCTGTGCTGTAAACATGAAATGTATGATACTGCAGCTGATATGCTAGCAGAACACGCGCATCTAACGTATAAATATTTGTCTCCT TACTTGTATGATCTACTAGATGCCCTGATTACCGTTCAAACGTCACCCGAAGACGCTGAAGAAAAACTAGGAGTTCTATCGTCACAATTAGCCGGCCGATTACGTTCACTGTCAGCAAAAGTGCAAGAATACCGTGTTAATTCGGATCAAGAATCGTTGAGGAAAACGCTTAAGGAATACGAGACGGCTTTGGAGAA TTATCTACCTGTTGCCATGGCCAGAGCATGGCTCCCTTGGCGAGATGATGATTTTGCTGGTGCCGAACGAGAATTCCATGCAAGCGCTGAATTTTGCGGTGAGACTCCACATTGGCAACTGCATGCTGCCCACGTTCTATTCATGCGTGGTGACAAATACAAGGAAGCGGCAGCATTCTACGAACCGGTTGTGCGACAGAACTATGACGAT ATTCTATCGGTTTCGGCAGCTGTTTTGGCGAATTTATGCGTTGCTTACATTATGACCACTCAGAATGAGGAGGCAGAGGAATTGATGAGAAAAGTGGAACGAGCTGAAGAGAGAAAGGGTAGCGCCAATGGTCAATGTCTTCACCTTTGTATTGTGAATTTAGTCATCGG AACGCTGTACTGTGCAAAGAACAATTACGAATTCGGTTTGTCGCGCATTGCACACGCATTAGACGGTGGAGTGGGACCTCGTCTGTGTGCCGATACTTGGTTGCATGTTAAACGGTGTGTTCTTGGGTTGTTAACTGCATTTGCTAAGCAAGCTGTCGTTTTGCCATCGGTTGCAATTATGGAGGTGTTGAACTTCTTGCACACTTGCGAAG TGTTCGGACTGTCTATACCATCAGTTCTAACGAGCCAGATCGACGACAAGATCGAGGAACCCCAGACCATTGGCGTTGAGTCTCGTAAGCTACGAGCTTTGCTGCTAAAAATCATGGAATATGATTAA